Proteins encoded together in one Lysinibacillus sp. FSL K6-0232 window:
- the pheT gene encoding phenylalanine--tRNA ligase subunit beta: MLVSLDWLKDYVYTQDLAPEVLAEKITRSGIEVDAVIDRANGMDKVVVGYVVSKEKHPEADKLNICQVDVGEAELQQIICGAPNVDAGQKVIVARPGAHLPGGIKIKKAKLRGQESNGMICSLQELGIEGKLVPKAYAEGIYVLPADAEVGTDALTILGLHDTVLELGLTPNRSDALSMLGVAYEVGAILAEKVQYPEITYHTANEKAEDLLKLRVDDLQANPMYVAKVIKNVKIGESPMWLQNRLMAAGVRPHNNVVDVTNYVLMEYGQPLHAFDYDSLATGEIVVRKATEGEKITTLDDQERTLKASDLVITNGKEPVAIAGVMGGANSEVTDATTTVVIESAYFDGLTVRQTSRHLGLRSDASARFEKGVDPNRVLPAAERAAALLAELAGGEVLEGTCVVDELDKSPARVVVSPDFINERLGMKIALEDMLSILERLKFGVEAANGLLIIDAPTRRQDIKIEEDIVEEIARLYGYDEIPTTLPEGATQVGSLTPYQANRRVVRNVMEGAGLYQAVTYSLTSEALSQRFALKAEPVTRLLMPMSEERSTLRQSLIPHLIEAAAYNVARQADSVALYEIGSVFLGQSGEGQPYEEEHVAAVLSGKWLDHAWQGEKKAVDFFVLKGIVEGVIGKLGLANRITFEKAQVDGLHPGRTASILLDGEQVGIIGGLHPAEQKAWGVKDTYVMEINLVALFTATTQIEPLAYTPVPRFPAMSRDIALIMDRTTAAGEVIRVIRAAGVKLLKDIRVFDVYEGEKMEAGKKSVAFSLTYFDPERTLTDEEVVAAHNKVLKAIATIEGTEVR, encoded by the coding sequence ATGTTAGTATCATTAGATTGGTTAAAAGATTATGTATATACACAGGACTTAGCACCTGAGGTATTAGCTGAAAAAATTACACGCTCTGGTATCGAAGTAGATGCTGTGATAGATCGTGCAAATGGGATGGATAAGGTTGTTGTTGGCTATGTTGTGTCCAAAGAGAAGCATCCAGAAGCTGATAAATTAAATATTTGTCAAGTTGATGTTGGAGAAGCTGAGCTACAACAAATTATTTGCGGTGCGCCAAATGTAGATGCAGGACAAAAAGTAATTGTTGCTCGTCCTGGTGCACATTTACCAGGTGGCATTAAAATTAAAAAGGCAAAGCTTCGTGGGCAGGAATCCAATGGTATGATTTGTTCCTTACAGGAGCTTGGAATTGAGGGCAAGCTTGTTCCGAAGGCATATGCAGAAGGAATTTACGTACTACCAGCAGATGCAGAGGTAGGAACGGATGCACTGACGATTTTAGGTCTACATGATACAGTGCTAGAGCTAGGCTTAACACCAAATCGTTCAGACGCTCTTTCCATGCTAGGTGTTGCTTATGAGGTAGGTGCAATTCTTGCTGAGAAAGTGCAATATCCAGAGATTACCTATCATACTGCCAATGAAAAAGCAGAGGATTTATTAAAGCTTCGTGTGGACGATTTACAGGCAAATCCAATGTATGTTGCTAAAGTTATCAAAAACGTTAAAATTGGTGAATCTCCAATGTGGCTTCAAAATCGTTTAATGGCAGCAGGTGTACGTCCACACAATAATGTTGTCGATGTCACAAACTATGTATTAATGGAATATGGTCAACCGCTTCATGCTTTTGACTATGATAGTCTAGCAACAGGTGAAATTGTTGTGCGTAAAGCAACAGAAGGTGAAAAAATTACAACATTGGATGATCAAGAACGCACATTAAAAGCTTCTGATTTAGTTATTACAAATGGTAAAGAGCCAGTAGCTATTGCTGGTGTCATGGGTGGCGCTAATTCAGAGGTAACAGATGCAACAACAACGGTTGTTATTGAGTCTGCTTATTTTGATGGCTTAACAGTTCGTCAAACATCTCGTCATCTTGGCTTGCGCTCAGATGCATCTGCTCGTTTTGAAAAAGGAGTAGACCCAAATCGTGTACTACCTGCTGCTGAACGTGCTGCAGCATTACTTGCTGAATTAGCAGGTGGAGAAGTGTTAGAAGGTACATGTGTAGTAGATGAATTAGATAAATCACCAGCGCGTGTTGTTGTTTCACCAGATTTTATTAATGAACGACTAGGGATGAAAATTGCATTAGAGGATATGCTATCGATTTTAGAGCGTTTAAAATTTGGTGTTGAAGCAGCAAATGGTCTATTAATTATTGATGCACCAACGCGTCGTCAAGATATTAAAATCGAAGAGGATATTGTAGAGGAAATTGCACGTCTTTACGGCTATGATGAAATTCCAACTACATTGCCAGAGGGTGCTACACAAGTAGGTAGTTTAACACCTTATCAGGCAAATCGTCGCGTAGTGCGTAATGTTATGGAGGGAGCAGGGCTTTATCAGGCTGTGACCTATTCATTAACATCTGAGGCATTGTCACAACGCTTTGCATTAAAAGCAGAGCCAGTAACACGCCTATTAATGCCAATGAGCGAAGAACGTTCTACATTGCGTCAAAGCTTAATTCCGCATTTAATTGAAGCAGCTGCTTATAATGTAGCACGTCAAGCTGATAGTGTTGCCCTATACGAAATTGGCTCGGTATTCCTTGGTCAATCAGGCGAAGGTCAGCCATATGAGGAAGAGCATGTAGCAGCTGTGTTATCAGGAAAATGGCTGGACCACGCTTGGCAAGGTGAGAAAAAGGCAGTAGATTTCTTTGTATTAAAGGGCATTGTAGAAGGTGTGATTGGTAAGCTAGGCTTAGCGAATCGTATAACATTTGAAAAAGCACAAGTAGATGGCTTACATCCAGGACGCACTGCTAGCATTTTATTGGATGGTGAGCAAGTCGGTATTATTGGTGGATTACACCCAGCAGAGCAAAAAGCATGGGGTGTGAAAGATACGTATGTGATGGAAATAAATTTAGTAGCACTATTTACTGCAACAACGCAAATAGAGCCATTAGCATACACACCAGTGCCACGCTTCCCAGCGATGTCGCGCGATATTGCACTTATTATGGATCGTACAACAGCAGCAGGTGAAGTCATTCGTGTGATTCGTGCAGCGGGCGTGAAGCTATTAAAGGATATTCGTGTATTCGATGTTTATGAAGGGGAGAAAATGGAGGCAGGTAAAAAGTCTGTTGCCTTCTCACTCACATATTTCGACCCAGAACGCACTTTAACAGATGAAGAGGTAGTAGCGGCACATAACAAAGTATTAAAAGCTATTGCTACAATTGAAGGTACTGAAGTACGCTAA
- the pheS gene encoding phenylalanine--tRNA ligase subunit alpha — protein MEAQLKQLEQEALAKIEAAANLKELNEVRVAYLGKKGPITDLLKGMGKLSAEERPKMGALVNTVRENVTAVLEAKAVVLEEAAIAEKLASESIDVTLPGRAVKVGNRHPLTRVIEEIEDLFIGMGYEIAEGPEVEKDYYNFEALNLPKGHPARDMQDSFYISEEILLRTHTSPVQARTMEAKKGESIRIICPGKVFRRDNDDATHSHQFMQIEGLVIGENIRMSDLKGTLDTLAKKMFGADREIRLRPSFFPFTEPSVEMDISCFKCGGAGCNVCKGTGWIEILGAGMVHPNVLEMAGYDPKKVSGFAFGIGAERIAMLKYGVDDIRHFYTSDSRFLAQFERTEA, from the coding sequence ATGGAAGCACAGTTAAAACAATTAGAGCAAGAAGCACTTGCTAAAATTGAAGCAGCAGCAAATTTAAAAGAACTAAATGAAGTGCGTGTTGCTTATCTAGGGAAAAAGGGGCCTATTACAGATTTACTAAAGGGAATGGGGAAATTATCGGCTGAAGAACGCCCTAAAATGGGTGCATTAGTAAATACAGTTCGTGAAAATGTCACAGCGGTATTAGAAGCAAAGGCAGTTGTTTTGGAAGAAGCGGCTATTGCTGAAAAATTAGCGAGTGAGTCGATTGATGTCACTTTACCAGGTCGAGCAGTAAAGGTAGGGAATCGTCATCCTTTAACTCGTGTTATTGAGGAAATTGAAGATTTATTTATCGGAATGGGCTATGAAATTGCAGAAGGTCCTGAGGTAGAGAAAGACTACTATAACTTTGAAGCATTAAATTTACCAAAAGGACACCCAGCTCGCGATATGCAGGATTCGTTCTATATTTCCGAGGAAATACTACTGCGTACACATACGTCCCCTGTACAGGCTCGCACAATGGAGGCAAAAAAAGGCGAATCCATTCGCATTATTTGTCCAGGAAAGGTTTTCCGACGTGATAATGATGACGCAACACACTCTCACCAATTTATGCAAATTGAAGGATTAGTTATTGGTGAAAATATTCGCATGAGTGATTTAAAAGGAACATTGGATACTTTAGCGAAAAAAATGTTTGGAGCAGACCGTGAAATTCGACTACGTCCGAGCTTCTTCCCGTTCACAGAGCCATCTGTTGAAATGGATATTTCTTGTTTTAAATGTGGCGGAGCAGGCTGTAATGTATGTAAAGGCACAGGCTGGATTGAGATTTTAGGTGCGGGTATGGTTCATCCAAATGTGTTAGAAATGGCTGGCTATGATCCAAAGAAAGTGTCTGGCTTTGCATTTGGTATTGGCGCAGAACGTATTGCGATGTTGAAATACGGTGTTGACGATATTCGTCATTTCTATACAAGCGATAGTCGTTTCTTAGCACAATTTGAGCGAACAGAGGCGTAA
- a CDS encoding TrmH family RNA methyltransferase, whose protein sequence is MKRIESTQNALVKYWKKLAMMRKERERSGEFIVEGFHLVEEALKNKEQVIQIIVREGIDLPMLWAIDNVSIVEVSAAVAKEFAETETSQGVFAVCKQPILEEAVMTTWRKVLLIDAVQDPGNIGTMIRTADAAGLDAVILGKGCADIYNPKTLRAAQGSHFHIPVVRGDLAEWIDLLQHQGVPVFGTALDEDAVIYSDIQHTGAFAIIMGNEGSGIHPQLLALTDQNMIIPLFGQAESLNVAVATGIVLYGFVQ, encoded by the coding sequence ATGAAGAGAATCGAATCTACGCAAAATGCGTTAGTGAAATACTGGAAGAAATTAGCGATGATGCGAAAGGAACGTGAACGATCAGGCGAATTTATTGTGGAAGGCTTTCATCTTGTTGAAGAGGCTTTAAAAAATAAAGAGCAAGTCATACAAATTATTGTGCGCGAAGGTATTGATTTACCAATGCTTTGGGCAATTGATAATGTTTCGATAGTGGAAGTATCAGCAGCTGTGGCGAAGGAATTTGCAGAAACGGAAACTTCTCAAGGTGTTTTTGCCGTGTGCAAGCAGCCTATTTTAGAGGAAGCCGTGATGACAACATGGCGTAAGGTATTGTTAATTGATGCTGTGCAAGACCCAGGGAATATCGGGACAATGATTCGTACAGCAGATGCAGCAGGGTTAGATGCCGTTATTTTAGGCAAAGGCTGTGCGGATATTTATAATCCTAAAACATTGCGCGCTGCACAAGGCTCACATTTCCATATTCCTGTTGTACGAGGCGATTTAGCAGAGTGGATAGATTTGCTGCAACATCAAGGAGTTCCTGTATTTGGCACAGCTTTAGATGAGGATGCTGTCATCTATAGCGATATTCAGCATACTGGAGCATTTGCCATTATAATGGGGAATGAAGGCAGTGGCATTCATCCGCAATTATTAGCATTAACAGATCAAAATATGATTATTCCACTTTTTGGTCAGGCTGAGTCGTTAAATGTTGCCGTAGCTACAGGTATTGTTTTATATGGCTTTGTGCAATAA
- a CDS encoding YfhD family protein — translation MGRDNKQGQSNNKGSLPQTPKNQKIAPNKVAEEFSQEFMELIHSVTQQQNKKKK, via the coding sequence ATGGGTAGAGATAATAAACAAGGTCAAAGCAATAATAAAGGCTCATTACCACAAACGCCAAAAAATCAAAAAATCGCGCCAAATAAGGTCGCTGAGGAATTTTCCCAAGAGTTTATGGAACTTATTCATTCCGTTACACAACAGCAAAATAAGAAGAAAAAATAA
- a CDS encoding H-type small acid-soluble spore protein, translating to MDFQRAQEIVTSSLEYEVTYNGVSVWIDQLHNDEKTATVHLRRSLEERSEVAISELKEEYLVH from the coding sequence TTGGATTTTCAACGTGCACAGGAAATTGTCACCTCATCATTAGAATATGAAGTAACCTATAATGGCGTTTCTGTATGGATCGACCAACTTCATAATGATGAAAAAACAGCCACTGTTCATCTTCGCCGCTCTTTAGAGGAGCGCTCCGAAGTGGCGATATCCGAGCTAAAAGAAGAATACCTTGTCCACTAA
- a CDS encoding putative bifunctional diguanylate cyclase/phosphodiesterase produces MEKWFSQLEKKEVWHVVLPLLLVIPLLSFSNQIYGVFHGDIYKNLKLVIQVLIIVFTMAIAIQSYLVFSHLLSNQTLYIGNLFFIIALLELVSLVFSQQHLAAWDFMGEPLHILARLYVSLGFLFIILCPKKQLSLKYRALTYGSSFLFVIASIFLAYLATQLLQTQWLIRIDNIVHLFSVVFQIITIIIVSRYIYKIPKRSMWIIGAAAALIVSDIFFMISRDNNAIWDFSALIYQFLAFYFFLMAIYYTSVEKPFQQLLKIKKDLEHSQQELRFQACHDDITLLPNEHLLLKTLKDHLHENSLQKAVIAVEIDRFAAIRSSIGISNSNKMMKLVADRIQAIVPPNYFATKLREEQFVIYVNDVKSIEELLQFCLNLKSVMKDPVQVQLFSLNGNLNIGIALYEEKWTGEELLMHAQLAMQEARQIPQRLLFYKPYMSKGIADRILLEQELHKALENHEFYLDYQPQVNLKTGTIESVEALVRWRHPTRGFVSPELFIPIAEESGLIIPLGEWILEAACMQAKIWEQQGLPPLKVAVNLSLGQLFQQDLVEMVEAILVRTKLEPKFLQLEITESMTMNIDQMTQLLHELKALGIQIAVDDFGTGYSSLSYLKEFPIDCLKIDRTFVRNVPHNPNDEALVAMIISMAKHLRLKVVAEGIEDVEQLAFLSDGGCDYIQGYLFSKPISPQEISETFTALHQHVKETLRRLKGDYTI; encoded by the coding sequence TTGGAGAAATGGTTTAGTCAGCTAGAGAAAAAAGAGGTTTGGCATGTGGTATTGCCCTTATTGCTTGTAATACCATTACTAAGCTTTAGCAATCAAATTTATGGTGTTTTTCATGGTGATATTTATAAAAATTTAAAATTAGTGATCCAAGTGTTGATTATCGTGTTTACAATGGCGATTGCTATACAATCCTATTTAGTGTTTTCACACTTATTATCAAATCAAACTTTATACATAGGGAATTTATTTTTTATCATTGCTTTGTTGGAATTAGTTAGCTTAGTGTTTAGTCAACAGCATTTAGCTGCCTGGGATTTTATGGGTGAGCCATTACATATATTAGCGCGTTTATATGTGTCACTTGGATTTTTATTTATTATTTTATGCCCTAAAAAACAATTATCGCTAAAATATCGAGCATTGACGTATGGCAGCTCTTTTCTTTTTGTGATCGCAAGTATTTTTCTTGCCTATCTAGCTACACAATTACTACAAACGCAATGGCTGATTCGCATTGATAATATAGTTCATCTTTTTTCAGTAGTTTTTCAAATCATTACAATCATCATTGTTAGTAGGTATATATACAAAATACCAAAGCGTTCAATGTGGATAATTGGTGCTGCTGCTGCTCTTATTGTAAGTGATATCTTTTTTATGATTAGCCGTGATAACAATGCGATATGGGACTTCTCAGCACTGATTTATCAATTTTTAGCGTTCTACTTTTTCTTAATGGCGATTTATTATACATCTGTTGAAAAACCATTTCAGCAGCTATTAAAAATTAAGAAGGACCTTGAGCATTCCCAGCAGGAGCTGCGATTTCAGGCATGTCATGATGATATTACACTATTGCCTAATGAACATTTATTGCTCAAAACATTAAAGGACCATTTACATGAAAATAGTTTGCAAAAGGCGGTTATTGCAGTTGAAATTGATCGCTTTGCAGCCATTCGCTCTTCTATAGGCATCAGCAACTCCAATAAAATGATGAAGCTCGTAGCGGATCGTATTCAAGCAATTGTGCCCCCCAATTATTTTGCTACGAAATTGCGTGAGGAACAGTTTGTTATTTATGTAAATGATGTAAAGAGTATTGAGGAGCTATTACAATTTTGCTTAAATTTAAAAAGTGTAATGAAGGACCCTGTGCAAGTGCAGTTGTTTTCCTTAAATGGTAACTTAAATATAGGTATTGCCTTATACGAGGAAAAATGGACAGGTGAGGAGCTATTAATGCATGCACAGTTAGCTATGCAGGAGGCAAGGCAAATCCCTCAAAGATTGCTGTTTTATAAGCCTTATATGTCAAAAGGCATTGCAGATCGTATTCTTTTAGAGCAGGAGTTACATAAAGCATTAGAAAACCATGAATTTTATTTAGATTATCAGCCACAGGTTAATTTAAAAACAGGCACCATTGAATCGGTAGAGGCTTTAGTGCGCTGGCGTCATCCAACACGTGGCTTTGTATCACCAGAATTATTTATTCCTATCGCTGAGGAAAGTGGTTTGATTATTCCACTTGGTGAATGGATATTAGAAGCAGCCTGTATGCAAGCAAAAATTTGGGAGCAGCAAGGATTACCACCGCTTAAGGTGGCAGTAAATTTATCACTTGGTCAACTATTTCAGCAGGATTTAGTGGAAATGGTGGAAGCCATTTTAGTACGTACAAAATTAGAGCCGAAATTTTTACAGTTGGAAATTACAGAAAGTATGACGATGAACATTGACCAAATGACACAGCTACTTCATGAACTAAAGGCACTTGGTATTCAAATTGCTGTAGATGATTTTGGTACAGGTTACTCATCCTTATCTTATTTAAAGGAATTTCCAATTGACTGTTTAAAAATTGACCGTACATTTGTGAGAAATGTTCCACATAATCCAAATGATGAAGCACTTGTAGCGATGATTATTTCGATGGCAAAGCATTTACGTCTAAAAGTTGTGGCAGAGGGGATTGAGGATGTGGAGCAGCTTGCATTTCTTAGCGATGGCGGCTGTGATTATATTCAAGGGTATTTATTTAGCAAGCCCATCTCTCCCCAAGAGATTTCAGAAACGTTTACAGCGCTGCATCAACATGTAAAAGAAACATTACGACGACTAAAAGGTGATTATACAATTTAG
- a CDS encoding RNA polymerase sigma factor — protein MTIQGKQKLSPTQPFDEILEAVQPMITAIFSQLRIYKDFDNYRHIAAIAVWQAWQKADPSKGQFSAYIYTTVKGELLKELAKEKRYTEKITTVDYETLNYIYDALEEGNNQKNVMMVESILSQLQQVERSIILLYYIKGYSHQEIAKELGLSVAAVTKRRARIIKKLQKQFFIIE, from the coding sequence ATGACTATTCAAGGCAAGCAAAAGCTATCACCTACCCAACCATTCGATGAAATATTGGAGGCAGTGCAACCAATGATTACAGCTATTTTTTCACAGCTCCGTATCTACAAGGATTTTGATAATTATCGTCATATTGCCGCCATTGCAGTCTGGCAAGCATGGCAAAAAGCTGATCCATCCAAAGGACAATTTTCTGCTTATATTTATACAACAGTGAAAGGGGAGCTTTTAAAGGAATTAGCAAAGGAAAAGCGTTATACAGAGAAGATAACGACTGTTGATTATGAAACACTTAACTATATATATGATGCATTGGAGGAAGGAAATAATCAAAAAAATGTTATGATGGTAGAGAGTATACTGTCCCAGTTACAGCAGGTAGAAAGAAGCATCATACTCCTTTATTATATAAAAGGATATAGTCATCAGGAGATAGCAAAGGAACTAGGTTTATCTGTCGCCGCTGTGACCAAAAGGCGTGCAAGGATAATAAAAAAGCTACAAAAACAGTTTTTTATTATAGAATAA
- the sspI gene encoding small acid-soluble spore protein SspI: protein MNFQIRNAIAANVHGQSADEFKDIVEDAISRGEEHLLPGLGVFFEKWWQQSSTSEQDAFVQKLEKAFAN from the coding sequence ATGAATTTTCAAATAAGAAATGCAATTGCAGCGAATGTACATGGTCAATCGGCAGACGAATTTAAAGATATTGTAGAGGATGCGATTAGCCGTGGAGAGGAACATTTATTGCCGGGGCTTGGTGTATTTTTTGAAAAATGGTGGCAGCAATCAAGTACATCTGAACAGGATGCATTCGTTCAAAAATTAGAAAAGGCTTTTGCCAATTAA
- a CDS encoding FAD-binding oxidoreductase yields the protein MAVAVELIVNQLKQVLLEEQISTNETVRQLHGKDESHHALSLPDVVVFPRSTADVSAILKIAHAERVPVVPFGVGSSLEGNVIPIAHGISIDFSDMNAILEIRPDDLLVKVQPGVTRSQLNKELKKHGLQFTVDPGADATLGGMAATNASGTTAVRYGVMRDQVRDLEVVLADGSVIHTGNLAAKSSSGYHLNGLFVGSEGTLGCFTELTLKVYGIPEFVTAGRAIFDTVADAVSAVTALLQAGISIGRVELVDEASIKQVNLYNETAFTEKPTLFLEFHGNEAGMQEDIAFTKEIFEDFNCLSVEFEHDNAARNKLWEARHSLAYAYIHAYPGKKLMSTDVCVPISKLAETILYAREQLDHVGLAGGIVGHVGDGNFHTLLMLNPLDREEQAKADHFNERIVQYALLRGGTCTGEHGVGIGKMKYQSTEHGAALVVMKSIKAALDPYNIMNPGKIFT from the coding sequence ATGGCAGTTGCAGTAGAACTTATTGTAAATCAACTTAAACAAGTTTTATTAGAAGAACAAATATCTACAAATGAAACCGTACGACAGTTACATGGAAAAGACGAATCTCATCATGCACTAAGCTTACCTGATGTTGTTGTCTTTCCCCGTTCCACAGCAGATGTTAGCGCGATTTTAAAAATTGCGCATGCGGAACGTGTACCTGTCGTACCTTTTGGTGTTGGCTCAAGTTTAGAGGGCAATGTCATTCCTATTGCACATGGTATTTCCATTGATTTCTCTGATATGAATGCCATTTTGGAAATTCGGCCAGATGACCTTCTTGTAAAGGTACAGCCCGGTGTGACACGCTCACAATTAAACAAAGAATTAAAAAAGCACGGTCTGCAATTCACAGTAGACCCAGGCGCTGATGCAACACTCGGTGGCATGGCAGCAACCAATGCAAGTGGCACAACTGCGGTACGCTACGGTGTAATGCGAGATCAAGTGCGCGATTTAGAGGTGGTGCTAGCAGATGGCTCTGTTATCCATACAGGAAATTTGGCTGCAAAATCCTCTTCTGGCTATCATTTAAATGGTTTATTTGTTGGATCAGAAGGAACACTTGGCTGCTTTACAGAATTAACATTAAAAGTTTACGGCATACCTGAATTTGTGACAGCAGGGCGTGCTATTTTTGACACAGTTGCTGATGCTGTTAGCGCTGTCACTGCATTATTGCAAGCGGGTATTTCAATAGGTCGAGTGGAACTCGTTGATGAGGCATCTATCAAGCAGGTTAATCTGTATAATGAAACAGCCTTTACTGAAAAGCCAACACTATTTTTAGAATTTCACGGAAATGAAGCAGGGATGCAAGAAGATATTGCATTTACAAAGGAAATTTTTGAGGACTTTAACTGCTTATCTGTTGAATTTGAGCACGACAATGCGGCACGCAATAAGCTATGGGAGGCACGTCATTCATTAGCCTATGCCTATATCCACGCATACCCAGGCAAAAAGCTAATGTCAACAGATGTTTGTGTGCCTATTTCAAAGCTAGCAGAAACTATTTTATATGCACGTGAACAGCTCGATCATGTTGGACTTGCAGGTGGTATTGTTGGGCATGTGGGAGATGGTAATTTTCATACACTATTAATGCTCAATCCACTTGACCGAGAAGAACAAGCAAAAGCAGACCACTTTAATGAGCGTATCGTTCAATATGCTTTGCTACGAGGCGGCACCTGTACAGGAGAGCATGGCGTGGGAATTGGTAAAATGAAATATCAATCAACTGAGCATGGAGCAGCACTAGTCGTCATGAAAAGTATAAAGGCAGCATTAGACCCCTATAATATTATGAATCCCGGTAAAATTTTCACATAA
- the argF gene encoding ornithine carbamoyltransferase, producing MKLLEEVQLKLVASLKGKDLLTLLDYTSQEVQQLVELATQLKTITKEGKCPKLLEGKTLGMIFEKHSTRTRISFEVGMNQLGGKGMFMHARDLQIGRGESIYDTAHVLSGYLDGIMIRANSHAMVKELAEHAAIPVINGLTDIYHPCQALADLETIAENKGDLQGLKIAYVGDGNNVAHSLVVAAAHVGMHVAVATPVGYECDAEVIAKAQAIAAANGSTILETHDPVEAVLNADVVYADVWTSMGQEEETAKRLQDFAGYQINDELVAHAKSDYMFLHCLPAHREEEVATSVIDGPNSYIFEQAENRLHAQKAVLASILA from the coding sequence ATGAAATTACTCGAAGAAGTACAGTTAAAGTTAGTAGCTAGTTTAAAGGGGAAAGACTTACTAACTTTGCTAGACTATACAAGTCAAGAGGTTCAGCAATTGGTTGAGCTAGCAACACAGCTAAAAACAATTACAAAAGAAGGAAAATGCCCAAAATTACTAGAGGGTAAAACATTGGGCATGATTTTTGAAAAACATTCCACTCGTACGCGTATTTCATTTGAAGTTGGTATGAATCAATTAGGTGGAAAAGGTATGTTTATGCATGCACGTGATTTACAAATTGGCCGTGGCGAGTCGATTTATGATACGGCACATGTTTTATCAGGCTATTTAGATGGTATTATGATTCGTGCAAATTCCCATGCGATGGTGAAGGAGCTTGCTGAGCATGCAGCTATTCCTGTTATTAATGGATTAACAGATATTTATCATCCATGTCAGGCACTAGCTGATTTAGAAACAATAGCCGAAAACAAAGGGGATTTACAAGGGCTTAAAATTGCCTATGTAGGCGATGGCAATAATGTAGCGCACTCATTAGTCGTTGCTGCTGCCCATGTCGGCATGCATGTAGCGGTAGCAACACCAGTTGGTTATGAATGTGACGCGGAAGTAATAGCAAAAGCACAGGCAATTGCTGCAGCAAATGGTAGTACAATTCTTGAAACCCATGATCCTGTGGAGGCAGTGCTAAATGCAGATGTTGTTTATGCAGATGTTTGGACATCAATGGGGCAAGAGGAGGAAACAGCAAAGCGTTTACAAGACTTTGCAGGCTATCAAATTAATGATGAGCTTGTAGCACATGCTAAATCAGATTATATGTTCCTTCATTGCTTACCAGCACATCGTGAAGAAGAAGTGGCAACATCAGTTATTGATGGTCCTAATTCTTATATTTTTGAGCAAGCTGAAAACCGACTGCATGCACAAAAGGCTGTACTTGCTTCGATTCTAGCTTAA